The genomic DNA TGGATGAAACGGTAGACGCGCTGGGTCTGCGCGAGAGGCTGAGGGCGATTCGTGCGCTGCTCAACTGGGAAGAGGTGGTGGGCAAAACGGTCGCCGCGGCAGCGCAACCCGAAGCGTTGAAAGAGGGCAAAGTTTTCATCGCCGTGAAGAGCAACGCATGGATACAGGAACTGCGCTTCCATCAGCAGACCATCCTGCAACGGCTGAACGAATATGCGGGATCCCCCATTTTCAACGAGCTGGTCTTCCGCGTGAAACCACGTTCGCGCAAAACCTCCAGAGGCGACCCGCAGCCCGAACAACCTCCCATCGTGGAGCCGGAGCTGGACGCTGCCACCATCGCGCGCCTGCACAGCCTCACCGAGCCGATTACCGATGCAGAGCTTCGCGCGAAAGTAACCGAGTACCTGGTCGCGTACCATCGTCTGGCTCAGATACGCCGGCAGCTGGGATGGCGAGAGTGCGTACGCTGCGGATGCCTGCACCCCGGTGAAGGCTCAGAGTGCCCCTTCTGTCGCGGAGACCTGGCTTGAACGGAGACGTTGAGCCGCCCGTACCTGTGCGTTCAGCCATTGCCAGAAACTTTCCGAGAAGCACGCCTCGATATCCAGTGCCCACATGGGGGGTTCCAGCAACATGGCTGGCATCTCTTCCAGTTTCACGGCGTCCTTCTCGGTGACCACGATCACCTCGGCGCCGCACTCGCGGGCAAGACGCTGGGCTTCCAGAACGTCTGCAGGCGAATAACGGTGATGGTCGGGCAGACTTCGCGTGCCGACGACCTGTGCGCCCAGCTGCGTCAGCGTTTGCCGGAACGATTCGAAACTGGCAATTGCCGCCAGCGCATAAACGCGCTTACCGGACAGCAGGTCGGCTCGCCAGTGGGCGTCCGCATGATACAGTTGCCGGATGCCTTCGCCCGACTTTTGCCAGGTGAAGCAGGGAGTAAAAGGAAACATTTGTGTGAGAGTTGTGCACCGCTCACCCTCGCCCTGCACCAGCAAAGCATCGGCTCGCCGCAGGTGTTCCACAGGCTCACGCAGGATGCCGGCGGGTAACGTCCAGCCGTTGCCGAACGGACGCTCTCCATCCAGCAACACCAGGTCCACGTCGCGGTGCAGCTGCCAGTACTGAAAGCCGTCGTCCAGCACCAGCACGTTGCATCCGAACTGTTCGGTGGCTTGTCGTGCGGTCTTGCGGCGGTCCTTGCCCACCAGCACCACCACACCGGGCAGTTTGCGGGCGATCAACAGCGGTTCGTCGCCTGCCTGCGCGGAGTTAGCGAAGATATGCTCGCCATCGGACACCACACCGCCTGCGTGGCTCATCGTGCCTCCGTATCCCCGGCTCAGCACGGCTACCCGGAAGCCTTTGCTCTGCAAATAGCGGCAGATAGCAATGACGACAGGCGTCTTACCCGTGCCCCCAACCGAAAGGTTGCCTGCGGAGATGACCACCGCTTTCGCCCTGCTCTGGCGGGGCAACCTCCACCACAGATATACTTTTAACCCGATACTGTACAGTACCGAAAGGGGCACCAGAAGAACCTGCCACCACCGGAGCTGCTCCCTGTTGCTCATACTGCTCTCCGCTTCTCTCGTTACCGAACCGCTGGCTAAACCCGTTGCAACATGTTATACTCTTATTCAGAAGCCAGTTTTGCCCAGGAGGTTCCGCGTGCCCGACGACACTCTTGAATCACTGACCCAACAGCTGGCACGCTGGCGTGAGGCGCGGCACCTTATCTCCTCGCGTCTCAACCACGACCTGCGCGCCCCGCTGACCGCCATCGTGGGTTTTGCAGAACTGCTTGCCGACGAAAACCTTCCTCCAGAGCAGCAAGCCTACGTGCAGCGCATCCTGGAGGCAGCAGACAAAATCGTCTCCATTCTGGACGAGGTGCGAAAGATTCTCAACGAGGTGGAACAGGAAAACTGAGAACTACGCCCCTTCCGCGCGAGAGCGTATCCCTTCCAGCACCATCTGTACGTTCTCTTCCAGCTTCTTGTGGATGAGGTTCTTTACCAGCGCACCCAGCAATGGCACGTTATAATCGTAATCCAGCCGCGAGTAAAAGCGTGTGCCGCCCTCTTCTTCCACAAATCGCCATTCGCCCTCCATGCGTTGCATGTCACCCTTAATCAGGCGGAAGTGGCAGGTGTGTTCCGCATCGTTCCAGATGTCCTCTTCTGTCCATTTCACGTGCATGTTGTTGAACTCTCGTACCAGCCCCGTCCACTCGGTGATGGTGCGCGAACCGTCTTCGCTCCGCTCCAAAACCTTTACCGATTCGAGGTCGGGCATCACCTCGGGAAACCGCTCGACCTCTCTGGCAACGGCATAGACCTTTTCTACCGGTGCGTTAATCCAGATGCTGTGTTCAATCGTGGGCATTGTGTTCCAGAACCTCCTGTAGTCACCACCATTTTAACATGAGTTTTCGCGGCTGCGCAACCGGTGAAGGTAGTCCACGTATTGACGAGAATATATAAGCGATTTATGATATTACCAAATCAGCGCTTCAAATCATTTCCGTCAAAGGAGGTAGGAAGTTGAGCGCACAGGGTTCGTCTGGAACGTACCGTCGCGAGAAGCTGTTCATCGCCAGCTGCATTGCGCTGGTGACCACCGCGATGGCATTCTCCATCCGCGCAGACATCCTGAAGGAGCTGGGTGTTACCTTCAACATCAGCCACGAGCAACAGGGCTTCGTGAACCTGATGGGCATCTGGGGGTTCCCCATCGCCATCCTGATTGTGGGTCCCCTGTGTAACATCATCGGCATGGGCAGGCTGCTGAAGCTTGCCTGCATCGGGCACATTCTGGGCATTGTCTTCACCATCCTGTCGCCGCAGTATGGGTTCCCCGTGCTGCTGGCGTCCACCCTGCTGGTTGGTCTGGCAAACGGCACGGTCGAGGGGGTGATTAACCCGCTTGCCGCCTCCATGTACCCGGAGGACAAAACCCACAAGCTGAACGTGCTTCATGCGTGGTGGCCCGGCGGACTGGTCATCGGCGGCTTGCTGACCACCGCGCTGGCGGAGTTCTTCAACGCCAGCTGGCAGGTGCGCATCGGCACCATTATCATCCCTGCCGTTATCTACGGGGCGATGATATGGACGGAGAAGTTCCCGCCCACCGAGCGCGCCGCTTCAGGGGTCTCTACCGCCGAGATGTTCAAGGAGATTCTACGTCCGGGCGTGCTGTTGTTAATGCTGTGCATGTGTATGACCGCGATTACCGAGCTGGGACCCGACCAGTGGGTAGGGTCGGTGCTGACCGACACGGTGGGTATTCGCGGCATCCTGTTCCTCGTGTATACGGCGGGACTGATGTTTGTCTTGCGGTTGTTCGCCGGACCGCTTGCCAGGACCTTCACGCCGGTTGGGCTGCTGGCGATTTGTGCCGCACTGGCGGCAGTCGGTCTGTACTGGCTGAGCCATGCGTTTGCTGCTGGTGTGGCGTTTGCGGCGGCAACCCTGTTTGGCATCGGTAAAGCGTATTTCTGGCCCACCATGCTGGGCGTTACCTCCGAGCGCTACCCGCGTGGCGGCGAGTTCCTGCTGGCGGTGATGGGCGCAACTGGTATGATTGCTGCCGGCATTGCCGGGCCGGTGATGGGGCGCATCTATGACCACCACACGATACAGCACCTGACCCCCGAAATCCGGCAGATGGTGGTGGTGGATAGCAAGTTCAGCCCGGAGAAGGCGAAAGAGATAGAAGACCGGGCAAAACAGGGTGACCCAACCGCCGCGGAGCAGGCGAAGGTGATTAAGGAAGCCCTGAAGCAGGGCGCAGCAATGGCCATCCGCTACGTGGCGATCCTGCCGGTGATACTGGTGTTCCTGTTCGGCTTGCAGTTCCTGTACTATCGGTCGAAGGGTGGCTACCGTGCCATTCGACTGGAAGGCAGCGGCGAAGGCGGGGGTGGAAGTGGCTAGGCGCGTTTAGCCCTGCGTGCTTTGCTCCCTCGCCCGGTAGGGGTGAAACACCATTCGCCCCTACCGACGTTTTATGTTATGATATACTGGGTATTGCGCAGGATGGAGGAGTGAAAAGGTTCGCATGGCGATTTGGAAAAGATTACTGGGACGTTTCTCGCGGGATATGGGTATCGACCTCGGCACGGCAAACACACTGGTGCACGTGCGAGGGAAAGGTATTCTCCTCCGTGAGCCTTCTGTAGTCGCTATCGAGAAAGACACCAAAAAGGTACTGGCAGTCGGCGAAGAAGCCAAAAGGATGCTGGGGCGAACACCGGGCAATATCATCGCTATTCGTCCCCTGAAAGATGGAGTGATTGCCGACTTCGACCAGACCGAGAAGATGCTCCGTTACTTTATCCAGAAAGTGCACCGGCGTTCGTGGGCGGCGCCGACGGTGGTGGTGGGCATTCCCAGCGGGGTGACCGAGGTAGAGCGTCGCGCGGTGATGGACGCCTGCAAAAAGGCGGGGGCGAAAGTATCTTACCTGATTGAAGAGCCGATGGCAGCAGCGATTGGAGCGGGCTTGCCTGTTGGGGATGCGACTGGTTCGATGATTGTGGACATCGGCGGTGGCACCACCGAGGTAGCAGTCATCTCACTCTCGGGTATCGTGGCAAGCCGTTCCATCCGTATCGCAGGTGATGAGATCGACGAAGCCATCGCCGCTTACGTGCGTCGTACCTACAACCTGTATATCGGCGATCGCACCGCCGAAGAGGCTAAAATCCAGATTGGTTCCGCCTACCCGCTGGAGGAGGAGACCCAGATGGAGGTGCGGGGGCGGGATTTGATTACCGGACTGCCGCGCAGTGCGGTCATCTCCTCCGAGGAGATAAGGCATGCCATTCAGGAGCCGGTCAACGCTATCGTGGAGGCGGTCAAGCTGACATTGGAGATGACTCCACCCGAACTCGCATCGGATATCATCAACCGGGGCATCACGTTGGCTGGTGGTGGCGCGTTGTTGCGGGGGCTGGACTGCCTTATCTCCAAAGAGACGGGAATGCCCGTGCATGTGGCGCCCGACCCGCTCAGCTGCGTGGTGATAGGCACAGGACGAGTGCTGGAGGAGATTGAGACCAATCCCAGCCTGCGCAAGGTGCTTATCGGTACCAATCGCTCTTACTAATCGCGAGCGTGTTTCTCTATGCGCAACCTGTGGCGGGACAACCGGTTCCGGATCATCGTTGTGCTTGCTGTACTGGCTCTGTTCGCTGGCATCCAGCACAATCGTGCAATGCAGCGAGGGGCGGCTAACCCGTTCGCAGAAGCAGTGATGGCTCTGGTGGCTCCCGTGCAGTCTGCCCTGCGTTCCACCGGAGATTTCCTCTCGGACTTCGGTTACGGGGTAGTGCACGGGCGACGGTTACGCGAGCAGAACCAGCAGCTGCAGAGAGAGATAGAGGCTTTACGCACCGCGCAGACCACGCTCGAAGAACTGCGACAGGAAAACGAGCGACTGCGCCAGCTGTTGCAGTTTGCCCAATCCAGGAAGATTCGCCCTCTGGTAGCGCGTGTGCTGGCGATCCAGCCCTCTGCCTACTTCCACACATTGATCGTGAACCGTGGTCAGGCAGAAGGGGTGCGCCCGCGCATGGTGGCGGTGACGGACAGAGGACTGGTGGGACTGGTGTATCTGGTGACACGCCACACCGCACACGTTTTGCTGATTACCGACCCGAATGCCAGCGTTGGCGCGCGGATACAGCGTGCGGAATCGCGGGCGGTGGGCGTCTGTCGGGGGCGCGGAGAGGATTATCTGGTGTTAACCTTCCTGTCCAAAGATGCCGATGTACGACCCGGCGACGTGGTCATCACATCGGGACTGGGAGGGGTATACCCCGCAGGTATTCCCATCGGCACTGTCGAACAGGTCATGGAACAGAAACAGGCGGGTATGCGCGAGGCGCGTGTGAAGCCTTTCGTGAATGTGATGCAGATAGAAGAGGTACTGCTTACTCGCGGGGAGACACCACCTTCATGAAGATGCCCGTGTGGCTGAAGCTGATGTTGCTGATGCTGTTTGCTACCGCCGTGCAGGGAAGTTTCGCCCATCACCTGCAGTTTCGCGGCGTGCAACCCGATTTCAATAAAGTGGTGCTTATCTGCATCGCGGTCAACACTCCCGTACATGTCGCCACAGCCTGTGGTTTCCTGTCAGGCTGGCTCATGGGCACGGTGGTGGGGATGTCTGTGGGCAGCTACCTGGTCAGCCGGATGGTGCTGGGAGCATCGCTGGGTCTGCTGGAGCTGCGGGTCTTTCGCCATCATCCGGTGGTACTGATATTCTCCGCCCTGACGGGCAGTATGCTGTGTGAGGCGGTGTTCTTCCTGTTCTCGCCACAGCCGAACGTGTCGCAGTGGGTGTATCAGGCGGCAGGCGAGAGCATCTACAACCTGCTGTTTGTCTTGCCAATCGCCCTGTGGGTGAGGCGTATTTTGCCGTCGGGACCGGGGCTGGTGTACGCATCATAACTTGCTCAAACGGAGGAAAGCGATGACCACAACGCACGACAAGGGACGCAACGGAGCGAACCCTTACCAGATGGCACTGGAGCAGCTGGCGATTGTGGCGGAACTGCTGAACGTGGACCCCAATATCCATGAGTTTCTCAAATACCCCGAGCGCGAGCTGACGGTGCATTTCCCGGTGCAGATGGACGATGGCTCGGTGCGCATCTTCACAGGCTACCGGGTGCAGCACAACCGGGCGCGAGGACCTTCAAAGGGAGGCATCCGCTATCACCCCGAAGCCGACATCAACGAAGTGCGCGCTCTGGCGATGTGGATGACGTGGAAGTGCGCGGTGGTAAACATTCCGTATGGTGGGGCAAAGGGCGGCGTGATGTGCGACCCCAAGAAACTGTCACTGAAAGAGCTGGAACGCCTGACCCGGCGTTATGCCACCGAAATCAGCGTTATCATCGGACCGGAGAGCGACATCCCCGCACCCGACGTGGGTACCGACCCGCAGGTTATGGCGTGGATTATGGACACCTACAGCATGCACAAAGGCTACACGGTACCCGCTGTGGTGACGGGCAAACCGATACCGATAGGTGGTTCGGAGGGACGTATCGAAGCAACGGGGCGCGGGCTGGTGATGATAGCCAATCGTTGCTCGCAGATACTGAATATCCCACTGCAAGGGGCACGGGTGGTCATCCAGGGCTTTGGCAACGTGGGCAGCTCGGCAGCGAAATTCTTTCACGAAGCGGGCGCGAAGGTTGTGGCTGTCAGTGACGCCCTGAACGCAGTCTATAATCCCAAAGGGCTGGATATCCCCTTGCTGTTGAAACACTGTGTCCGACGTGAGGGCACTCTGCCTCAGTACGCGGAAGGCGAGGTTTTGACCAACAGGGAAATGCTGGAACTGCCCTGTGATTTCCTGGTGCCTGCCGCGCTGGGTAACCAGATTACCAGCGAAAACGCCGCGCGCATTCGGGCAAGGGTGATCATCGAGGGGGCGAACGGACCCACCACGCCAGAGGCAGACCGCATCCTGAACGAGGCTGGCGTCTTCCTTGTACCCGATATCCTGGCAAACGCAGGCGGGGTTATTGTCTCATACTTCGAGTGGGTGCAGGACCTGCAAAGCTTCTTCTGGAGCGAAGACGAAGTCAACCAGCGTCTGGAGCGCATTCTGATCGACGCCTTTGACGAGGTGG from Bacillota bacterium includes the following:
- a CDS encoding DUF721 domain-containing protein, which gives rise to MQPDLIRDILDETVDALGLRERLRAIRALLNWEEVVGKTVAAAAQPEALKEGKVFIAVKSNAWIQELRFHQQTILQRLNEYAGSPIFNELVFRVKPRSRKTSRGDPQPEQPPIVEPELDAATIARLHSLTEPITDAELRAKVTEYLVAYHRLAQIRRQLGWRECVRCGCLHPGEGSECPFCRGDLA
- the lpxK gene encoding tetraacyldisaccharide 4'-kinase → MSNREQLRWWQVLLVPLSVLYSIGLKVYLWWRLPRQSRAKAVVISAGNLSVGGTGKTPVVIAICRYLQSKGFRVAVLSRGYGGTMSHAGGVVSDGEHIFANSAQAGDEPLLIARKLPGVVVLVGKDRRKTARQATEQFGCNVLVLDDGFQYWQLHRDVDLVLLDGERPFGNGWTLPAGILREPVEHLRRADALLVQGEGERCTTLTQMFPFTPCFTWQKSGEGIRQLYHADAHWRADLLSGKRVYALAAIASFESFRQTLTQLGAQVVGTRSLPDHHRYSPADVLEAQRLARECGAEVIVVTEKDAVKLEEMPAMLLEPPMWALDIEACFSESFWQWLNAQVRAAQRLRSSQVSATEGAL
- a CDS encoding SRPBCC family protein, encoding MPTIEHSIWINAPVEKVYAVAREVERFPEVMPDLESVKVLERSEDGSRTITEWTGLVREFNNMHVKWTEEDIWNDAEHTCHFRLIKGDMQRMEGEWRFVEEEGGTRFYSRLDYDYNVPLLGALVKNLIHKKLEENVQMVLEGIRSRAEGA
- a CDS encoding MFS transporter — encoded protein: MAFSIRADILKELGVTFNISHEQQGFVNLMGIWGFPIAILIVGPLCNIIGMGRLLKLACIGHILGIVFTILSPQYGFPVLLASTLLVGLANGTVEGVINPLAASMYPEDKTHKLNVLHAWWPGGLVIGGLLTTALAEFFNASWQVRIGTIIIPAVIYGAMIWTEKFPPTERAASGVSTAEMFKEILRPGVLLLMLCMCMTAITELGPDQWVGSVLTDTVGIRGILFLVYTAGLMFVLRLFAGPLARTFTPVGLLAICAALAAVGLYWLSHAFAAGVAFAAATLFGIGKAYFWPTMLGVTSERYPRGGEFLLAVMGATGMIAAGIAGPVMGRIYDHHTIQHLTPEIRQMVVVDSKFSPEKAKEIEDRAKQGDPTAAEQAKVIKEALKQGAAMAIRYVAILPVILVFLFGLQFLYYRSKGGYRAIRLEGSGEGGGGSG
- a CDS encoding rod shape-determining protein, whose product is MWKRLLGRFSRDMGIDLGTANTLVHVRGKGILLREPSVVAIEKDTKKVLAVGEEAKRMLGRTPGNIIAIRPLKDGVIADFDQTEKMLRYFIQKVHRRSWAAPTVVVGIPSGVTEVERRAVMDACKKAGAKVSYLIEEPMAAAIGAGLPVGDATGSMIVDIGGGTTEVAVISLSGIVASRSIRIAGDEIDEAIAAYVRRTYNLYIGDRTAEEAKIQIGSAYPLEEETQMEVRGRDLITGLPRSAVISSEEIRHAIQEPVNAIVEAVKLTLEMTPPELASDIINRGITLAGGGALLRGLDCLISKETGMPVHVAPDPLSCVVIGTGRVLEEIETNPSLRKVLIGTNRSY
- the mreC gene encoding rod shape-determining protein MreC; this translates as MRNLWRDNRFRIIVVLAVLALFAGIQHNRAMQRGAANPFAEAVMALVAPVQSALRSTGDFLSDFGYGVVHGRRLREQNQQLQREIEALRTAQTTLEELRQENERLRQLLQFAQSRKIRPLVARVLAIQPSAYFHTLIVNRGQAEGVRPRMVAVTDRGLVGLVYLVTRHTAHVLLITDPNASVGARIQRAESRAVGVCRGRGEDYLVLTFLSKDADVRPGDVVITSGLGGVYPAGIPIGTVEQVMEQKQAGMREARVKPFVNVMQIEEVLLTRGETPPS
- the mreD gene encoding rod shape-determining protein MreD; translated protein: MKMPVWLKLMLLMLFATAVQGSFAHHLQFRGVQPDFNKVVLICIAVNTPVHVATACGFLSGWLMGTVVGMSVGSYLVSRMVLGASLGLLELRVFRHHPVVLIFSALTGSMLCEAVFFLFSPQPNVSQWVYQAAGESIYNLLFVLPIALWVRRILPSGPGLVYAS
- a CDS encoding Glu/Leu/Phe/Val dehydrogenase, with translation MTTTHDKGRNGANPYQMALEQLAIVAELLNVDPNIHEFLKYPERELTVHFPVQMDDGSVRIFTGYRVQHNRARGPSKGGIRYHPEADINEVRALAMWMTWKCAVVNIPYGGAKGGVMCDPKKLSLKELERLTRRYATEISVIIGPESDIPAPDVGTDPQVMAWIMDTYSMHKGYTVPAVVTGKPIPIGGSEGRIEATGRGLVMIANRCSQILNIPLQGARVVIQGFGNVGSSAAKFFHEAGAKVVAVSDALNAVYNPKGLDIPLLLKHCVRREGTLPQYAEGEVLTNREMLELPCDFLVPAALGNQITSENAARIRARVIIEGANGPTTPEADRILNEAGVFLVPDILANAGGVIVSYFEWVQDLQSFFWSEDEVNQRLERILIDAFDEVVRTAKTRKVDMRTAAYIIGVGRVADAIITRGIYP